The Jeotgalibacillus aurantiacus genome segment TATGTAGCCATAGCTGTAGCCCAATTGATCAGCGATCTCTTTATAGTTTTTGTTCTCTATATACCGCATGTAAGAGATCTTGTACTCCAGACCGTCGAGTGAATTGATATTGTCATCCATTTCGCTTTTAATCTCTTGATAGAACTCTAACATCTTCCGGAGCTGGTCCAGCTTCTCTAATACCCGGTCAGTGTTCCATGCTGCGGTTTCAATACCGAAGCCAGCCGCTCCCTTTGAACTGAATGGAATAGAGCCCTTACCAAACCAGAAATCAATGTCCACTTCGAACATTTCTATCTGCGTTTCGATAATGCTGATCTTCCGCGTTAAGTCTGCGTAGTTCTCAATGATTTGCAAAGCAATAGCCCCCTCAGTACCGCTTGTAATTGGTTTAATGAATCATTGAGCGACGTTCAAGCAGCCGCTCC includes the following:
- a CDS encoding sigma-70 RNA polymerase sigma factor region 4 domain-containing protein, coding for MQIIENYADLTRKISIIETQIEMFEVDIDFWFGKGSIPFSSKGAAGFGIETAAWNTDRVLEKLDQLRKMLEFYQEIKSEMDDNINSLDGLEYKISYMRYIENKNYKEIADQLGYSYGYIRNVVSNIKKHDNDVTQHVKKA